A single genomic interval of Oceanithermus profundus DSM 14977 harbors:
- a CDS encoding glycerol-3-phosphate acyltransferase: protein MTWTLLPLALLAYLIGAVPVGYWAVRRLSGKSPRLASVYNLGFESAARVLGAGPVLLAFGLDVFKGFLAVYLARGLGLEAALLFAVAAYLGHLYPPPFLAPERPFRPRGGALLVGLLAGLSVTGYPYLQAFLPLVFALIVYALTGYASLAVVTVAFSLALVLMFLPVGPLAQGLAWVLAALVVWRYKENLGRILEGTEPKLGEPAPLPGEDQVVCAFMIHPLTLEDFWQSPRFAWLRPLVRAGLVRQAWVERIAEFFRPMKVGEIRGVRTKDGREVRCYLISAPLLPHQITGKPELATRRAVQGARLAAELGATVFGLGAFWSVVGEKGLKVQEAVPEIQVTNGGAYTAGTVKAAIPQILERFEREGKPLSEVTAAVVGANGVVAFGIARQIAPLVGRLILVGRNLERLEKSAETLRRLVARKGAQTEIVTTTEIPAIKEADLVFTATSDPGAVIFPDFVKPGAWIYDEGVPPDVDPAVKDVPGVRVIPGGVVRLPGEAEVNLDLRFGGPDLVPACLAETMILAAEEAWERKSLGGQTKSENIQFFVDRAAELGFEVVD, encoded by the coding sequence TTGACCTGGACCTTACTTCCCCTCGCGCTGCTCGCCTACCTGATCGGCGCCGTGCCGGTCGGCTACTGGGCGGTGCGCCGGCTCTCGGGCAAGAGCCCGCGCCTGGCCTCGGTCTACAACCTGGGCTTCGAGAGCGCCGCGCGCGTGCTGGGCGCGGGGCCGGTGCTGCTGGCCTTCGGCCTCGACGTCTTCAAGGGGTTCCTCGCGGTCTACCTGGCCCGGGGGCTGGGGCTTGAGGCCGCGCTCCTCTTCGCCGTGGCCGCCTACCTGGGCCACCTCTATCCGCCGCCCTTCCTCGCGCCCGAGCGCCCCTTCCGCCCGCGCGGCGGGGCGCTGCTCGTCGGCTTGCTCGCCGGCCTCTCGGTGACCGGCTACCCCTACCTGCAGGCCTTCCTGCCGCTCGTCTTCGCCCTCATCGTCTACGCCCTCACCGGCTACGCCTCGCTGGCCGTGGTCACGGTCGCCTTTTCGCTCGCCCTCGTCCTCATGTTCCTGCCCGTCGGTCCGCTCGCGCAGGGGCTCGCCTGGGTGCTGGCCGCCCTGGTCGTCTGGCGTTACAAGGAGAACCTGGGCCGCATCCTCGAGGGCACCGAGCCCAAGCTGGGCGAGCCCGCGCCGCTCCCTGGCGAGGACCAGGTCGTCTGCGCCTTCATGATCCACCCGCTCACCCTCGAGGACTTCTGGCAGAGCCCCCGCTTCGCCTGGCTGCGCCCGCTGGTGCGCGCCGGTCTGGTCCGGCAGGCCTGGGTCGAGCGCATCGCCGAGTTTTTCCGCCCGATGAAGGTGGGCGAGATCCGCGGGGTGCGCACCAAGGACGGGCGCGAGGTCCGCTGTTACCTCATCTCGGCCCCGCTCCTGCCGCACCAGATCACCGGCAAGCCCGAGCTGGCCACCCGCCGCGCCGTCCAGGGCGCGCGGCTGGCCGCCGAGCTGGGGGCGACGGTCTTCGGCCTCGGGGCCTTCTGGAGCGTGGTGGGCGAGAAGGGGTTGAAGGTGCAGGAGGCCGTGCCCGAGATCCAGGTAACCAACGGCGGGGCCTACACCGCCGGCACCGTCAAGGCGGCGATCCCGCAGATCCTCGAACGCTTCGAGCGCGAAGGCAAACCCCTCTCCGAGGTGACCGCCGCGGTGGTGGGCGCGAACGGGGTGGTGGCCTTCGGCATCGCCCGCCAGATCGCGCCGCTGGTGGGGCGGCTGATCCTGGTGGGGCGCAACCTCGAGCGCCTCGAGAAGAGCGCCGAGACGCTGCGCCGGCTGGTGGCCCGCAAGGGGGCGCAGACCGAGATCGTGACGACGACCGAGATCCCCGCCATCAAGGAGGCCGACCTGGTCTTCACCGCCACCTCCGACCCGGGCGCGGTTATCTTCCCCGACTTCGTCAAGCCCGGCGCCTGGATCTACGACGAGGGCGTGCCCCCCGACGTGGACCCGGCGGTGAAGGACGTGCCGGGCGTGCGCGTCATCCCCGGAGGGGTCGTGCGCCTGCCCGGAGAGGCCGAGGTGAACCTCGACCTGCGCTTCGGCGGGCCCGACCTGGTGCCGGCCTGCCTGGCCGAGACGATGATCCTCGCGGCCGAGGAGGCCTGGGAGCGAAAGAGCCTGGGCGGGCAGACCAAGAGCGAGAACATCCAGTTCTTCGTGGACCGCGCCGCCGAGCTGGGGTTCGAGGTGGTGGACTGA
- a CDS encoding COG2426 family protein gives MLEIVTLSEVSAWLWVAFVSMLPVVELRGAIPLGLGLGLSPLAALAAALLGNLLVVPLLLWLVPGAVAWLERFPAFKRWWDRLEARVRLKSEDTVQRFGALGLLLFVAVPLPGSGAWTGALIAVVLGLKKRFAGPAIALGVLLAGVLVTLAATGVLKGLEWMAR, from the coding sequence ATGCTGGAGATCGTGACGCTTTCCGAGGTTTCCGCCTGGCTCTGGGTCGCCTTCGTGAGCATGCTCCCGGTGGTGGAGCTGCGCGGGGCGATTCCCCTGGGGCTGGGGCTGGGGCTTTCGCCGCTGGCGGCGCTGGCCGCGGCGCTTCTGGGCAACCTGCTCGTGGTGCCGCTGCTGCTTTGGCTGGTTCCGGGGGCGGTGGCCTGGCTCGAGCGCTTCCCCGCCTTCAAGCGCTGGTGGGACCGGCTCGAGGCGCGCGTGCGCCTGAAGAGCGAGGACACCGTGCAGCGGTTCGGAGCGCTCGGCCTGCTGCTCTTCGTGGCCGTGCCGCTGCCCGGCAGCGGCGCCTGGACGGGCGCGCTGATTGCCGTGGTGCTGGGGCTCAAGAAGCGGTTCGCCGGCCCCGCGATCGCGCTGGGGGTGCTGCTCGCGGGCGTGCTGGTCACGCTGGCGGCCACGGGCGTGCTCAAGGGGCTCGAATGGATGGCCCGCTAG
- the rplT gene encoding 50S ribosomal protein L20: MPRAKTGVVRRRKHKKILKQAKGYWGSRSKNIKRAKETLLNAAEHSYADRRKKKRVFRRLWIARINAAARQNGLSYSKLMHGLKAAGIEIDRKMLADIAVRDPEGFAALVEQAKNA; this comes from the coding sequence ATGCCGAGAGCGAAAACGGGCGTCGTCCGCCGCCGCAAGCACAAGAAGATCCTCAAGCAGGCCAAGGGTTACTGGGGCAGCCGCTCCAAGAACATCAAGCGCGCCAAGGAGACCCTCCTCAACGCGGCCGAGCACAGCTACGCCGACCGCCGCAAGAAGAAGCGGGTCTTCCGCCGCCTCTGGATCGCCCGCATCAACGCCGCGGCGCGCCAGAACGGCCTCAGCTACTCCAAACTGATGCACGGCCTCAAGGCCGCGGGCATCGAGATCGACCGCAAGATGCTGGCCGACATCGCCGTGCGCGACCCCGAAGGGTTCGCGGCGCTGGTGGAGCAGGCCAAGAACGCCTGA
- the rpmI gene encoding 50S ribosomal protein L35, translated as MPKMKTHKGAKGRLKVTARGKVMASKPGKRHLNWHKSGKRIRSKGKKFVLAEGEARRIRELLPYD; from the coding sequence ATGCCGAAGATGAAGACCCACAAGGGCGCCAAGGGGCGGCTGAAAGTGACCGCCCGTGGCAAGGTGATGGCATCCAAGCCCGGCAAGCGCCACCTCAACTGGCACAAGTCGGGCAAGAGGATCCGCAGCAAGGGCAAGAAGTTCGTGCTTGCCGAGGGCGAGGCGCGTCGCATCCGCGAGCTCCTGCCCTACGACTAG
- the infC gene encoding translation initiation factor IF-3 — MRRRGRVPPPTKTQHRINEQIRVRQVRVIDESGEQLGIMETRQALDLAKQKDLDLVLVGPTASPPVAKLLDYGKWRYEQQQAEKEARKKAKRQEMKSIKFRVKIDEHDYQTKLGHVRRFLEAGHKVKVTIMFRGREMAHPELGKKILDRVAEDLSEIAVVEMKPLMAGRDMNMVLAPIPPEKRGKARPEREEAAPPAPEQEAAQE; from the coding sequence ATTAGAAGAAGAGGAAGGGTACCCCCACCGACCAAGACCCAGCACCGCATCAACGAACAAATTCGCGTACGGCAGGTCCGCGTCATCGACGAATCCGGCGAACAGCTCGGCATCATGGAGACCCGGCAGGCCCTCGACCTGGCGAAGCAGAAGGACCTGGACCTCGTCCTGGTCGGCCCCACGGCCAGCCCGCCGGTGGCCAAGCTGCTCGATTACGGCAAGTGGCGCTACGAGCAGCAGCAGGCCGAGAAAGAGGCCCGCAAGAAGGCCAAGCGCCAGGAGATGAAGTCGATCAAGTTCCGGGTCAAGATCGACGAACACGACTATCAAACCAAGCTTGGCCACGTGCGCCGCTTCCTCGAGGCCGGGCACAAGGTCAAGGTGACGATCATGTTCCGCGGCCGCGAGATGGCCCACCCCGAACTGGGCAAGAAGATCCTCGACCGCGTGGCCGAGGACCTTTCCGAGATCGCCGTGGTGGAGATGAAGCCGCTGATGGCCGGACGCGACATGAACATGGTGCTCGCCCCCATCCCGCCCGAAAAGCGCGGCAAGGCCCGCCCCGAGCGCGAGGAGGCGGCCCCCCCGGCGCCCGAGCAGGAAGCGGCGCAGGAGTAA
- the mqnB gene encoding futalosine hydrolase, whose amino-acid sequence MLIVYPTRGEAGFLRERALEQASWRGRERLVGRDWQALELGLGKANAAMTLGAFLEAHPEVRQVLLVGIAGAYPGAGLRAGDVVLAAQEIQADLGTVGGLESLGMPALELEARRYYNHLPADPLWTSQLHALLGLTPRPFLTRDAVSETHEEAAELERRWGAAVENMEGAAVAQTALWFGVPWAEVRAVSNLAGVRDKTRWDVPRALEALARSLEPLL is encoded by the coding sequence ATGCTGATCGTCTACCCCACCCGCGGCGAGGCCGGTTTTCTGCGCGAACGCGCGCTGGAGCAGGCGAGCTGGCGCGGGCGCGAGCGGCTCGTGGGGCGGGACTGGCAGGCGCTGGAGCTGGGGCTGGGCAAGGCCAACGCGGCGATGACGCTGGGGGCCTTCCTCGAGGCCCACCCGGAGGTGCGCCAGGTGCTGCTCGTGGGCATCGCCGGCGCCTACCCGGGCGCGGGCCTGCGCGCAGGGGACGTGGTCCTGGCCGCCCAGGAGATCCAGGCCGACCTGGGCACCGTCGGGGGGCTCGAGTCGCTGGGCATGCCGGCCCTGGAACTGGAGGCGCGCCGTTACTACAACCACCTGCCCGCCGACCCCCTCTGGACCTCGCAGCTGCACGCGCTCCTGGGCCTGACCCCGCGCCCTTTCCTCACCCGCGACGCGGTGAGCGAGACCCACGAAGAGGCGGCCGAGCTGGAACGCCGCTGGGGCGCGGCGGTGGAGAACATGGAGGGGGCCGCGGTGGCCCAGACGGCCCTCTGGTTCGGCGTGCCCTGGGCCGAGGTGCGGGCGGTCTCGAACCTGGCCGGCGTGCGCGACAAGACCCGCTGGGACGTGCCCCGGGCCCTCGAGGCGCTGGCGCGGTCCCTAGAGCCCCTGCTCTAG
- a CDS encoding helix-turn-helix domain-containing protein → MLRRVLSELERPQTLAQVAARVGVEPGALWGMLETLQQGGYVGLAYSESPACNVACGGCALRNLCPAADSETPPPTPVWRLTPKGRRALEQGL, encoded by the coding sequence GTGCTGCGCCGGGTCCTGAGCGAACTGGAGCGCCCGCAAACGCTGGCGCAGGTGGCCGCGCGGGTCGGCGTCGAGCCGGGCGCGCTCTGGGGGATGCTCGAGACTTTGCAGCAAGGCGGTTACGTGGGGCTGGCCTACTCCGAGAGCCCGGCCTGCAACGTCGCCTGCGGCGGGTGCGCCCTGAGGAACCTCTGCCCCGCGGCGGACAGCGAGACCCCGCCGCCCACGCCGGTCTGGCGCCTGACGCCCAAGGGCCGCCGCGCCCTAGAGCAGGGGCTCTAG
- the feoB gene encoding ferrous iron transport protein B, producing MGCPECHGTVATAPRTDGTRVVTVGNPNTGKTTLINALAGSNLKVGNWPGTTVDRLEARLRLPGGTVRLVDLPGAYSLNPTTPEEALAARELLAHPPDVVVNVVDAGNLERNLHLTLELAELGLPMVVALNLMDEAEAKGYTLDPAALERALGVPVVPLVASRGRGTDELLAALERARVPGLRLRYPGELDRAAVRLADRIDHPGRRWIALALLAGEEVPLELDGELLELARRLRAELERVGIDPYLEIENARYVRAHELAQTALLGSEPRLTLTDRVDRWVLHPLLGGPIFLLGMLLAFRFTFLFSTPWVDFIGAVQEVLAGWIAALPLPPLVASFFADGLVGGVGTVISFAPVLFFLYVALAFLETSGFLARAAFIADKMMLLAGLPGRAFIPLILGFGCNVPAVYSTRILTGRFDRLRVGLAIPFMSCSARLVVFTLFAAVFFPRQAAWVVFGLYLLGMAVGLLTAWGLGRAAGQPASSGLMELPPYRLPTMQVVLKQAWARTRSFLEGAGGPILLAVLFVWLLLNLPPGDLEGSLYARVAGWLAPLFAPLGIGDWRLLGALIPGFVAKEVVVGTLAVSYLGAEPTAALGFVQGLGQILATFWASLLTTLGAVPALFGLPQLAPPPPEAPTALQAALRASVAPAAALAYMVYVLLYTPCVATVTALKNEFGRFWAAVAVVYELILAWVLAWGVYRLALLWLGG from the coding sequence GTGGGTTGCCCCGAGTGCCACGGAACGGTGGCCACGGCCCCGCGGACGGATGGGACCCGGGTCGTCACCGTGGGCAACCCCAACACCGGCAAGACGACGCTGATCAACGCCCTCGCGGGGTCCAACCTCAAGGTGGGCAACTGGCCGGGGACCACCGTGGACCGCCTGGAGGCGCGGCTGCGGTTGCCCGGGGGCACGGTCCGGCTCGTCGACCTGCCCGGAGCGTACAGCCTGAACCCCACCACCCCGGAGGAGGCGCTGGCCGCCCGCGAGCTGCTGGCCCATCCGCCCGACGTGGTGGTCAACGTCGTGGACGCCGGCAACCTCGAGCGCAACCTGCACCTCACCCTCGAGCTGGCCGAGCTGGGTCTGCCCATGGTGGTGGCCCTGAACCTCATGGACGAGGCCGAGGCCAAGGGGTACACCCTGGACCCGGCGGCGCTGGAGCGGGCGCTGGGGGTTCCGGTGGTGCCGCTCGTCGCCAGCCGCGGGCGCGGTACGGACGAGCTGCTCGCGGCGCTGGAGCGGGCCCGCGTCCCCGGGTTGCGCCTGCGGTACCCGGGGGAGCTGGACCGCGCGGCGGTGCGGCTCGCCGACCGGATCGACCACCCCGGACGGCGCTGGATCGCCCTTGCCCTGCTGGCGGGCGAGGAGGTGCCGCTCGAGCTGGACGGCGAGCTGCTCGAGCTGGCGCGGCGGCTGCGCGCCGAGCTCGAGCGCGTCGGCATCGACCCCTACCTCGAGATCGAGAACGCCCGCTACGTGCGGGCGCACGAACTGGCGCAGACCGCGCTCTTGGGGTCGGAACCGCGCCTGACGCTCACCGACCGCGTCGACCGCTGGGTGCTGCACCCGCTCTTGGGCGGGCCCATCTTCCTGCTGGGCATGCTGCTGGCGTTCCGCTTCACCTTCCTCTTTTCGACGCCCTGGGTGGACTTCATCGGCGCGGTGCAGGAGGTGCTGGCCGGCTGGATCGCCGCCCTGCCACTGCCCCCCCTCGTCGCCTCGTTCTTCGCCGACGGCCTCGTCGGCGGGGTGGGGACGGTGATCAGCTTTGCCCCGGTCCTCTTCTTCCTCTACGTGGCCCTCGCCTTCCTGGAGACGAGCGGCTTCCTCGCGCGCGCGGCCTTCATCGCCGACAAGATGATGCTGCTCGCGGGGCTTCCGGGCCGGGCCTTCATCCCCCTGATCCTCGGCTTCGGCTGCAACGTGCCCGCCGTCTACAGCACCCGCATCCTCACCGGGCGTTTCGACCGCCTGCGCGTCGGGCTCGCGATCCCCTTCATGAGCTGCAGCGCCCGGCTCGTCGTCTTCACCCTCTTCGCCGCGGTCTTCTTTCCCCGGCAGGCGGCCTGGGTGGTCTTCGGCCTCTACCTGCTGGGGATGGCCGTGGGTCTGCTCACCGCCTGGGGGCTGGGCCGGGCCGCGGGGCAGCCGGCGAGCAGCGGCCTCATGGAGCTGCCGCCGTACCGCCTGCCCACGATGCAGGTGGTGCTGAAGCAGGCCTGGGCCCGCACCCGCAGCTTCCTGGAGGGCGCGGGCGGCCCGATCCTGCTGGCGGTGCTCTTCGTCTGGCTGCTGCTCAACCTGCCGCCCGGCGACCTCGAGGGCAGCCTCTACGCGCGCGTCGCCGGTTGGCTGGCCCCGCTCTTCGCGCCGCTGGGGATCGGCGACTGGCGGCTCCTGGGGGCGCTCATCCCCGGCTTCGTGGCCAAGGAGGTGGTCGTGGGCACCCTCGCGGTCAGCTACCTGGGGGCCGAGCCCACCGCGGCGCTGGGCTTCGTGCAGGGCCTGGGGCAGATCCTGGCCACCTTCTGGGCCTCGCTCCTGACCACGCTGGGGGCGGTGCCCGCGCTCTTCGGCCTGCCGCAGCTGGCTCCTCCGCCGCCGGAGGCGCCCACCGCGCTGCAGGCGGCGCTGCGCGCCTCGGTGGCCCCGGCGGCGGCGCTCGCCTACATGGTCTACGTGCTGCTCTACACGCCCTGCGTGGCCACGGTGACCGCGCTCAAGAACGAGTTCGGGCGCTTCTGGGCCGCGGTCGCGGTGGTCTACGAGCTGATCCTCGCCTGGGTGCTGGCCTGGGGGGTCTACCGCCTGGCCCTGCTGTGGCTGGGGGGCTAG
- a CDS encoding FeoA family protein, with product MRRLSDLPEDTPARIRALRTPPLLRRRLLALGVRPGAEVRVVRRAPLGDPMEIAVGDTLIAIRHAEAAGVELEE from the coding sequence ATGCGACGCCTATCCGACCTGCCCGAAGACACCCCCGCGCGCATCCGCGCGCTGCGCACGCCGCCGCTGCTCCGGCGGCGCTTGCTGGCGCTTGGGGTGCGGCCGGGGGCGGAAGTCCGCGTGGTGCGCCGGGCCCCCCTGGGCGACCCCATGGAGATCGCCGTGGGCGATACCCTGATCGCCATCCGCCACGCCGAGGCGGCGGGTGTGGAGCTGGAGGAGTAG
- a CDS encoding pseudouridine synthase codes for MDGIRLQKYLVLAGAAPSRRKAEDLIRAGRVSVNGAVVGLGARVYPGDEVRVGGRRAELPERRVVLALHKPKGYETTRQSRSGAPTVYELLPDLPGLHPVGRLDRDSEGLLLFTNDGALTQRLTHPRYGVKKVYRVWSRKGTPPPDLLRKLERGLVLKSGVRVQALKARPKDGGAVITLTEGKKREVRYMMAAIGYPVERLVRVKMGPIRLGGQKPGTWRELSASELKALDRAAFGPEEDEAKPRSAKR; via the coding sequence ATGGACGGGATCCGCCTGCAAAAGTACCTGGTGCTCGCCGGGGCCGCACCCAGCCGCCGCAAGGCCGAGGACCTGATCCGTGCGGGCCGCGTCTCCGTCAACGGCGCCGTGGTGGGGCTGGGGGCCAGGGTCTACCCGGGGGACGAGGTGCGCGTCGGCGGCCGCCGGGCCGAGCTGCCCGAACGCCGGGTCGTGCTCGCCCTGCACAAGCCCAAGGGTTACGAAACCACCCGCCAAAGCCGCTCGGGGGCGCCCACGGTCTACGAACTGCTGCCCGACCTGCCCGGGCTGCACCCGGTGGGCCGCCTCGACCGCGACTCGGAGGGGCTTCTGCTTTTCACCAACGACGGCGCGCTCACCCAGCGCCTCACCCACCCGCGCTACGGGGTCAAGAAGGTCTACCGCGTCTGGAGCCGGAAGGGCACGCCCCCGCCCGACCTGCTGCGCAAGCTGGAGCGGGGGCTCGTCCTCAAGTCGGGCGTGCGCGTGCAGGCGCTCAAGGCCCGCCCCAAGGACGGCGGCGCCGTCATCACCCTGACCGAGGGCAAGAAGCGCGAGGTGCGCTACATGATGGCCGCGATCGGCTACCCCGTCGAGCGGCTGGTGCGGGTGAAGATGGGCCCGATCCGGCTGGGCGGGCAGAAGCCGGGAACCTGGCGCGAGCTCAGTGCTTCCGAGTTGAAGGCCCTAGACCGGGCGGCCTTCGGCCCGGAGGAGGACGAGGCGAAGCCGCGTTCCGCAAAGCGATAA
- the truB gene encoding tRNA pseudouridine(55) synthase TruB — protein sequence MAVYAVYKPLGATSHDVVETARRVLATKKVGHTGTLDPLATGVLVLATGSHTKLVPFLSGEDKEYLAWISFGGSTPTLDAEGPLEPAAPWRPDEAALRRALARFLELEEQVPPAYSAVKVGGVKAYEAARRGEALALEPRPVRYHQVELLALQERPEPLRIAPGAEGWRPDPRGQAVELPPELAPLPTAVVRLVVGSGTYVRAFARDLGAALGTGAFLSGLVRTRVGRVGLEQTVPAETLAQARPLAAAEVLPFPAVELDHTEVRRVLQGVPLPIPARGLVALTDRQGRLVAVAEGDGFKLKVRRVFRPED from the coding sequence GTGGCCGTCTACGCCGTCTACAAACCCCTGGGCGCCACCTCGCACGACGTCGTGGAGACGGCGCGCCGGGTGCTGGCCACCAAGAAGGTGGGCCACACCGGCACCCTCGACCCCCTGGCCACCGGCGTGCTGGTGCTGGCCACCGGCTCGCACACCAAGCTCGTGCCCTTCCTGTCGGGCGAGGACAAGGAGTACCTCGCCTGGATCAGCTTCGGCGGCAGCACCCCCACCCTCGACGCCGAGGGGCCGCTCGAGCCAGCCGCCCCCTGGCGGCCCGACGAGGCGGCCCTGAGGCGGGCGCTGGCGAGGTTCCTGGAGCTCGAAGAGCAGGTACCGCCCGCCTACTCGGCGGTCAAGGTGGGCGGGGTCAAGGCCTACGAGGCGGCCCGCAGGGGCGAGGCGCTGGCGCTCGAGCCCCGGCCGGTGCGCTACCACCAGGTGGAGCTGCTGGCCCTGCAGGAGCGCCCCGAACCGCTGCGCATCGCCCCGGGCGCCGAGGGCTGGCGGCCCGACCCCCGGGGACAGGCGGTGGAGCTGCCGCCGGAACTCGCGCCCCTCCCCACCGCGGTGGTGCGGCTGGTCGTGGGCTCGGGCACCTACGTGCGCGCCTTCGCCCGCGACCTGGGCGCGGCGCTGGGTACCGGCGCCTTCCTCAGCGGCCTGGTGCGCACGCGCGTGGGGCGGGTGGGGCTCGAGCAGACCGTACCCGCCGAGACGCTCGCCCAGGCGCGCCCGCTGGCTGCGGCCGAGGTGCTCCCCTTCCCCGCCGTCGAACTCGACCACACCGAGGTGCGGCGGGTGCTCCAGGGCGTACCCTTGCCCATCCCCGCCCGCGGCCTGGTTGCCCTTACCGACCGCCAGGGCCGGCTCGTGGCCGTGGCCGAGGGCGACGGTTTCAAGCTCAAGGTGCGGCGCGTCTTCCGGCCCGAGGACTAA
- a CDS encoding GNAT family N-acetyltransferase produces the protein MLREDLGAGLELALAVPQHAEALFELIDAGREHLRRWLPFVDTTRDVDHTRAFLKDQLRELAEGRALTLVLFHHGRAVGVLGLNRVDAVNRVASVGYWLAEDATGQGLMTRAVRRLVELAFAHFPVDRIEIHCAVDNRASCAIPERLGFTREAVLRRALRAHEFVDDRVVWGLLREEWEG, from the coding sequence ATGCTGCGCGAAGACCTGGGGGCGGGGCTCGAGCTGGCTCTGGCCGTGCCCCAGCACGCCGAAGCCCTTTTCGAACTGATCGACGCGGGCCGCGAACACCTGCGCCGCTGGCTGCCCTTCGTGGACACCACGCGGGACGTCGACCACACCCGCGCCTTCCTGAAGGACCAGCTGCGCGAGCTGGCCGAGGGGCGGGCGCTTACCCTGGTCCTCTTCCACCACGGGCGGGCGGTGGGGGTGTTGGGGCTGAACCGCGTGGACGCGGTGAACCGGGTGGCGTCGGTCGGCTACTGGCTCGCCGAGGACGCCACCGGACAGGGGCTGATGACGCGGGCGGTGCGGCGCCTCGTCGAGCTCGCCTTCGCGCACTTCCCCGTGGACCGGATCGAGATCCACTGCGCGGTGGACAACCGGGCGAGCTGCGCCATTCCCGAACGGCTGGGCTTCACCCGCGAAGCGGTGCTGCGCCGGGCGCTGCGCGCCCACGAGTTCGTAGACGACCGTGTGGTCTGGGGGCTCTTGCGCGAGGAGTGGGAGGGTTAG